One stretch of Hevea brasiliensis isolate MT/VB/25A 57/8 chromosome 12, ASM3005281v1, whole genome shotgun sequence DNA includes these proteins:
- the LOC110668426 gene encoding protein NRT1/ PTR FAMILY 5.10-like produces MAIISVSGSDSPESIQTPLLHGVVQGSVDYKGLPIYRSNSGGWRSASFILGMEFAERLAHYGIASNLITYLTGPLGQSTATAAENVNAWTRASFLFPLIGAFVADSFLGRYRTIVVSSLICILGLGLLTMSATISSFGASNCPSTNTSTACSPSPFQVVFFFFSLYLVAFGQGAYKSCVQAFGADQFDEKDPGEHIAKSSFFNWWYFCLCSGILLARLFLVYIQDNLNWTFGFGIPCIVMVIALFIFLLGSKTYRYIVKVEEKSAFQRIGQVFVATVRNWRSSCSAIALEEESCGSLPHRSSEQFKFLDKALFVPNDSKEREKVCSLSEVEEAKAILRLVPIWALCLLFGVVDVQFPTLCTKQGATMDRSIAPGFDIPPASFQSIATLSVVTFIPIYDRIIVPLARDLTREPSGITMLQRIGTGMFFSALSMAIAAIVEMKRLAVAREYGLVDKPNETLPMSIWWLVPQYITDGVAHALTAVGMQEFFYDQVPRELRSVGLSLFISAIGVGSLISSFLISIIEIVTGGKGRDSWFANNLNRAHLDYFYWLLAGLGTLQLVAYLYFAKKFVNKR; encoded by the exons ATGGCCATCATAAGCGTTTCCGGTTCGGATTCACCAGAAAGCATCCAAACTCCTCTCCTACACGGCGTCGTTCAAGGATCCGTTGATTACAAAGGCCTCCCTATCTACAGATCAAATTCCGGCGGGTGGAGATCAGCGTCTTTCATATTag GGATGGAATTTGCAGAGAGGTTGGCGCACTACGGAATAGCATCGAATCTAATTACGTATTTGACAGGGCCGCTCGGTCAGTCGACGGCGACTGCGGCCGAGAACGTGAACGCTTGGACCAGAGCGTCTTTTTTATTTCCTTTAATTGGTGCTTTTGTTGCTGATTCTTTTCTCGGAAGATATCGTACCATCGTCGTTTCCTCTCTGATCTGCATTTTG GGTCTTGGCTTGCTGACTATGTCGGCTACAATTTCTTCTTTCGGTGCTTCTAATTGCCCAAGCACCAATACTTCGACAGCTTGTTCTCCTAGCCCATTTCAAGtagttttcttcttcttttctctataTTTGGTAGCTTTTGGACAAGGTGCGTACAAATCTTGTGTTCAGGCTTTTGGAGCAGACCAATTTGATGAAAAAGACCCTGGGGAACACATTGCCAAAAGCTCGTTCTTCAACTGGTGGTATTTTTGTCTGTGTTCGGGCATCTTATTAGCACGACTGTTCTTAGTCTACATACAAGACAACCTTAATTGGACCTTTGGATTTGGAATCCCATGTATTGTGATGGTCATTGCACTATTCATCTTCTTACTTGGAAGTAAGACGTATCGCTATATTGTCAAGGTGGAAGAAAAAAGTGCATTTCAAAGAATTGGACAGGTTTTTGTTGCAACCGTTAGAAATTGGCGATCTTCTTGTTCTGCAATAGCCTTGGAGGAAGAATCTTGTGGATCACTCCCTCACCGTAGTTCTGAGCAATTCAA GTTCCTTGACAAAGCCCTGTTTGTTCCAAATGACTCAAAGGAGCGTGAGAAGGTGTGTAGCCTTAGTGAAGTTGAAGAAGCTAAGGCAATACTTAGGCTTGTTCCCATATGGGCTTTATGCTTGTTATTTGGTGTTGTGGATGTACAGTTCCCAACTTTATGTACTAAGCAAGGAGCAACTATGGATAGATCAATTGCACCAGGTTTCGATATACCACCAGCTTCATTTCAATCTATTGCCACCCTTTCTGTTGTTACATTCATTCCAATCTATGACCGCATCATTGTTCCCTTGGCAAGGGATTTAACCAGGGAACCTTCTGGCATTACAATGCTTCAAAGGATTGGAACTGGGATGTTTTTTTCTGCCCTGAGTATGGCAATTGCTGCTATAGTTGAGATGAAGAGGCTTGCAGTCGCTCGTGAATATGGACTAGTTGATAAGCCAAATGAGACACTTCCAATGAGCATTTGGTGGCTGGTTCCTCAATACATCACGGATGGAGTTGCTCATGCATTGACCGCGGTTGGTATGCAAGAATTCTTCTATGATCAGGTTCCCAGAGAATTAAGAAGTGTGGGTCTTTCTCTCTTTATCAGCGCCATTGGCGTAGGAAGCTTGATTAGCAGTTTT